A single genomic interval of Streptomyces sp. NBC_00663 harbors:
- a CDS encoding ArsR/SmtB family transcription factor produces MTGKERDRRITDVGTLKALAHPLRMRLYRNLTLARVATASQLAESVDEAVSLVSYHLRKLAEHGLIEEAEPQSADGRERWWQPASEGVSIRDEDFQDAPQVAAAHAAATRIFADQRIDMYRRWLDERSTWNPEWNRTATATESSIRLTVEETAELNKELLALLHKYDELGRVADAAGDTEGRENVAVHTYTFPFRA; encoded by the coding sequence ATGACAGGCAAGGAGAGGGACCGCAGGATCACGGACGTGGGCACGCTCAAGGCGCTCGCCCACCCGCTGCGGATGCGGCTGTACCGGAACCTGACCCTGGCCCGTGTCGCCACCGCCTCACAGCTGGCCGAGTCGGTCGACGAGGCCGTCTCCCTGGTCAGCTACCACCTGCGCAAGCTCGCCGAGCACGGGCTGATCGAGGAGGCCGAACCGCAGAGCGCGGACGGCCGGGAGCGGTGGTGGCAGCCCGCCTCCGAGGGCGTCAGCATCCGCGACGAGGACTTCCAGGACGCCCCTCAGGTAGCGGCCGCACACGCGGCGGCCACAAGGATCTTCGCCGACCAGCGCATCGACATGTACCGCCGCTGGCTCGACGAACGGTCCACCTGGAACCCCGAGTGGAACCGGACGGCCACTGCCACCGAGTCGTCGATCCGCCTGACGGTGGAGGAGACGGCCGAACTGAACAAGGAACTGCTCGCGCTGCTCCACAAGTACGACGAGCTGGGCCGGGTCGCCGACGCCGCCGGTGACACCGAGGGCCGCGAGAACGTCGCGGTGCACACATACACCTTTCCGTTCCGCGCCTGA
- the hisH gene encoding imidazole glycerol phosphate synthase subunit HisH, whose protein sequence is MELSAAGGKKVVVFDYGFGNVRSAERALARTGADVEITRDFDRAMNADGLLVPGVGAFAACMKGLKEARGDWIIDRRLSGGRPVMGICVGMQILFARGIEHGVETEGLDEWPGSVEPLQADIVPHMGWNTVDRPADSQLFAGLDADARFYFVHSYAVHDWSLEITNPAMKAPLVTWSTHGEPFVAAVENGALWATQFHPEKSGDAGAQLLNNWIGTL, encoded by the coding sequence GTGGAGTTGAGCGCGGCCGGCGGCAAGAAGGTCGTCGTCTTCGACTACGGCTTCGGCAACGTCCGCTCCGCCGAGCGCGCCCTCGCGCGCACCGGGGCCGACGTCGAGATAACGCGTGACTTCGACCGGGCCATGAACGCCGACGGCCTGCTGGTGCCGGGCGTCGGCGCCTTCGCCGCCTGTATGAAGGGCCTCAAGGAGGCGCGCGGCGACTGGATCATCGACCGCCGGCTGTCCGGCGGGCGCCCGGTCATGGGCATCTGCGTCGGTATGCAGATCCTCTTCGCGCGCGGCATCGAGCACGGAGTGGAGACCGAGGGCCTCGACGAGTGGCCCGGCTCGGTCGAGCCGCTCCAGGCCGACATCGTGCCCCACATGGGCTGGAACACCGTGGACCGCCCGGCCGACTCCCAGCTGTTCGCCGGCCTGGACGCGGACGCGCGCTTCTACTTCGTGCACTCCTACGCCGTCCACGACTGGTCCCTGGAGATCACGAACCCGGCGATGAAGGCCCCCCTGGTCACCTGGTCGACGCACGGCGAGCCGTTCGTGGCCGCCGTGGAGAACGGCGCCCTGTGGGCCACCCAGTTCCACCCCGAGAAGTCCGGCGACGCCGGAGCGCAGCTGCTGAACAACTGGATCGGAACCCTCTGA
- the priA gene encoding bifunctional 1-(5-phosphoribosyl)-5-((5-phosphoribosylamino)methylideneamino)imidazole-4-carboxamide isomerase/phosphoribosylanthranilate isomerase PriA, with translation MPAKPARLELLPAVDVRDGQAVRLVHGESGTETSYGSPLEAALAWQAAGAEWLHLVDLDAAFGTGDNRALVRQVTEAMDIKVELSGGIRDDASLAAALATGCTRVNLGTAALETPEWVAKVIAEHGDKIAVGLDVRGTTLKGRGWTSEGGDLYEALERLDKEGCARYVVTDIAKDGTLQGPNLELLRNVCAATDRPVVASGGVSSLDDLRAIAELVPLGVEGSIVGKALYAKAFTLEEALEVVST, from the coding sequence ATGCCCGCGAAGCCCGCACGGCTCGAACTCCTCCCCGCCGTCGACGTCCGTGACGGCCAGGCCGTCCGCCTCGTGCACGGTGAGTCCGGCACGGAGACCTCGTACGGCTCCCCGCTCGAGGCCGCCCTCGCCTGGCAGGCGGCGGGCGCCGAGTGGCTGCACCTGGTCGACCTGGACGCCGCCTTCGGCACCGGCGACAACCGCGCCCTGGTCCGTCAGGTCACCGAGGCCATGGACATCAAGGTCGAGCTGTCCGGCGGCATCCGGGACGACGCCTCCCTGGCGGCGGCCCTCGCCACCGGCTGCACCCGCGTCAACCTCGGCACCGCCGCCCTGGAGACCCCCGAGTGGGTCGCCAAGGTCATCGCCGAGCACGGCGACAAGATCGCGGTCGGCCTGGACGTCCGCGGCACGACCCTCAAGGGCCGCGGCTGGACCAGCGAGGGCGGCGACCTCTACGAGGCGCTGGAGCGGCTCGACAAGGAGGGCTGCGCCCGGTACGTCGTCACCGACATCGCCAAGGACGGCACGCTCCAGGGCCCCAACCTGGAGCTGCTGCGCAATGTCTGCGCGGCGACCGACCGGCCGGTCGTGGCCTCCGGCGGCGTGTCGTCGCTGGACGACCTCCGGGCCATCGCCGAGCTGGTACCCCTCGGTGTCGAGGGCTCCATCGTCGGGAAGGCCCTGTACGCGAAGGCGTTCACGCTGGAAGAGGCCCTGGAGGTCGTGTCGACATGA
- the hisI gene encoding phosphoribosyl-AMP cyclohydrolase has product MTSTPPPSNLDPEIAARLKRSADGLVPAIAQQYDTGEVLMLGWMDDEALHRTLTTGRCTYWSRSRQEYWVKGDTSGHFQWVKSVALDCDADTVLVKVDQVGAACHTGARTCFDADVLRKDGDGPDRGAADSGLPASDQ; this is encoded by the coding sequence ATGACCAGCACGCCCCCGCCCAGCAACCTCGACCCCGAGATCGCCGCGCGTCTCAAGCGCAGCGCCGACGGGCTCGTCCCCGCCATCGCCCAGCAGTACGACACCGGTGAGGTGCTGATGCTCGGCTGGATGGACGACGAGGCGCTGCACCGCACGCTCACCACCGGCCGCTGCACCTACTGGTCACGCAGCCGCCAGGAGTACTGGGTCAAGGGCGACACCTCCGGCCACTTCCAGTGGGTCAAGTCGGTCGCGCTGGACTGCGACGCCGACACCGTGCTGGTCAAGGTCGACCAGGTCGGCGCCGCCTGCCACACCGGCGCGCGCACCTGCTTCGACGCCGATGTGCTCCGCAAGGACGGCGACGGCCCGGACCGGGGCGCCGCCGATTCCGGCCTACCGGCCTCGGATCAGTAA
- the hisF gene encoding imidazole glycerol phosphate synthase subunit HisF, whose amino-acid sequence MTLAVRVIPCLDVDNGRVVKGVNFQNLRDAGDPVEMAKVYDAEGADELTFLDITASSGNRETTYDVVRRTAEQVFIPLTVGGGVRTAEDVDKLLRAGADKVGVNTAAIARPDLIREIAERFGRQVLVLSVDARRTPEGTFEVTTHGGRKGTGIDAVEWAHRAAELGAGEILLNSMDADGTKDGYDLEMIAAVRKHVTVPVIASGGAGKLADFAPAIESGADAVLAASVFHFGDLRIGEVKDALRGAGHPVR is encoded by the coding sequence ATGACCCTGGCGGTCCGAGTCATTCCCTGCCTGGACGTGGACAACGGCCGGGTCGTCAAGGGCGTCAACTTCCAGAACCTGCGCGACGCGGGCGACCCCGTCGAGATGGCCAAGGTGTACGACGCCGAGGGCGCCGACGAGCTGACGTTCCTGGACATCACCGCGTCGTCCGGCAACCGCGAGACGACGTACGACGTGGTGCGCCGCACGGCCGAGCAGGTCTTCATCCCGCTCACGGTCGGCGGCGGTGTGCGTACCGCCGAGGACGTGGACAAGCTGCTGCGGGCCGGTGCGGACAAGGTCGGTGTGAACACCGCCGCCATCGCGCGTCCGGATCTCATCCGCGAGATCGCCGAGCGGTTCGGGCGGCAGGTGCTGGTGCTTTCGGTGGACGCGCGGCGTACTCCGGAGGGCACCTTCGAGGTCACCACCCACGGTGGCCGCAAGGGCACCGGCATCGACGCCGTCGAGTGGGCACACCGGGCCGCGGAGCTGGGCGCGGGGGAGATCCTGCTCAACTCGATGGACGCGGACGGCACCAAGGACGGCTACGACCTGGAGATGATCGCCGCCGTGCGCAAGCACGTGACGGTTCCGGTCATCGCCTCGGGCGGCGCCGGCAAGCTCGCCGACTTCGCCCCGGCGATCGAGTCGGGGGCGGACGCGGTGCTGGCGGCCTCGGTGTTCCACTTCGGTGATCTGCGGATCGGCGAGGTGAAGGACGCGCTGCGAGGGGCCGGGCACCCGGTGCGGTGA
- a CDS encoding RidA family protein, translating into MTSEAVRRVQSGSPWEESFGFARAVAAGDRVLVGGTTSFKGSVLYGEGDPYEQARVAFGAAIEALGEFGLGVESVIRTRMYLTHARDVDDVGRAHKELFDAVRPVSTLLVVEGFVDPRILVEVEVEAFRGAVNS; encoded by the coding sequence ATGACGTCGGAAGCCGTACGGCGGGTGCAGAGCGGAAGTCCCTGGGAGGAGTCCTTCGGTTTCGCGCGCGCCGTCGCGGCGGGCGACCGGGTGCTGGTCGGCGGCACGACGTCCTTCAAGGGCTCCGTGCTGTACGGCGAGGGCGATCCGTACGAGCAGGCCAGGGTCGCCTTCGGTGCGGCGATCGAGGCCCTCGGCGAGTTCGGCCTCGGCGTCGAGTCGGTGATCCGTACGCGGATGTACCTGACCCATGCGCGGGACGTGGACGACGTGGGCCGCGCGCACAAGGAGCTCTTCGACGCGGTGCGTCCGGTCTCGACCCTTCTCGTCGTGGAGGGCTTCGTCGACCCGCGCATCCTGGTCGAAGTCGAAGTAGAGGCATTCAGAGGAGCCGTGAACTCATGA
- a CDS encoding TIGR03085 family metal-binding protein, translated as MSTFAKRERLLLADLLETAGPEAPTLCEGWQTRDLAAHVVVRERRPDASAGLLIKQLSARLDKAMEEFAAKPYEELIQLIRTGPPRFSPFQVKQLDEASNTIEFYVHTEDVRRAQEGWTPRELDPVFQDALWSRLERTARLMGRGVPTGLVLRRPDGQTAVAHRGTPVVTVTGEPSELLLFLYGRKNAVDVELDGDKDAITKLHEGKQLGI; from the coding sequence ATGTCGACTTTCGCCAAGCGTGAACGACTTCTGCTCGCCGATCTCCTGGAAACCGCAGGACCCGAGGCCCCGACCCTGTGCGAGGGCTGGCAGACCCGGGATCTCGCCGCGCACGTGGTGGTGCGCGAGCGCCGCCCCGACGCCTCGGCCGGCCTCCTCATCAAGCAGCTCTCCGCCCGTCTGGACAAGGCGATGGAGGAGTTCGCGGCCAAGCCGTACGAGGAGCTGATCCAGCTGATCCGTACCGGCCCGCCGCGTTTCTCGCCGTTCCAGGTCAAGCAGCTCGACGAGGCGTCCAACACGATCGAGTTCTACGTCCACACCGAGGACGTCCGCCGGGCCCAGGAGGGCTGGACGCCCCGCGAGCTCGACCCCGTCTTCCAGGACGCCCTGTGGTCCCGTCTGGAGCGCACCGCCCGGCTGATGGGCCGCGGTGTCCCGACCGGCCTGGTACTGCGCCGCCCCGACGGCCAGACCGCGGTCGCCCACCGCGGGACGCCGGTCGTGACGGTGACGGGCGAGCCGTCGGAACTGCTGCTGTTCCTCTACGGCCGCAAGAACGCCGTCGACGTGGAGCTGGACGGCGACAAGGACGCCATCACGAAGCTGCACGAGGGCAAGCAGCTGGGGATCTGA
- the hisB gene encoding imidazoleglycerol-phosphate dehydratase HisB, protein MSRVGRVERVTKETSVLVEIDLDGSGKVDVSTGVGFYDHMLDQLGRHGLFDLTVKTEGDLHIDSHHTIEDSALALGAAFKQALGDKVGIYRFGNCTVPLDESLAQVTVDLSGRPYLVHTEPEKMAPMIGEYDTTMTRHILESFVAQAQIALHVHVPYGRNAHHIVECQFKALARALRYASERDPRAAGILPSTKGAL, encoded by the coding sequence ATGAGCCGCGTAGGACGCGTGGAGCGAGTCACGAAGGAGACCTCCGTGCTCGTCGAGATCGATCTCGACGGGTCCGGCAAGGTCGATGTGTCGACCGGGGTCGGCTTCTACGACCACATGCTCGACCAGCTCGGCCGGCACGGTCTGTTCGACCTGACCGTGAAGACCGAGGGCGACCTGCACATCGACTCGCACCACACCATCGAGGACTCCGCCCTCGCCCTCGGCGCCGCCTTCAAGCAGGCGCTCGGCGACAAGGTGGGCATCTACCGCTTCGGCAACTGCACGGTCCCGCTGGACGAGTCCCTCGCCCAGGTGACGGTGGACCTGAGCGGCCGCCCGTACCTCGTGCACACCGAGCCCGAGAAGATGGCGCCGATGATCGGCGAGTACGACACCACGATGACCCGGCACATCCTGGAGTCCTTCGTCGCCCAGGCCCAGATCGCCCTGCACGTGCACGTGCCCTACGGGCGCAACGCGCACCACATCGTGGAGTGCCAGTTCAAGGCGCTCGCGCGGGCGCTGCGGTACGCGTCCGAGCGTGATCCGCGCGCGGCCGGCATCCTCCCCTCCACGAAGGGCGCGCTGTGA
- a CDS encoding MFS transporter, which translates to MTATLIAPTDVTSRPAHRDGNVLRWLAAYTSSMVGDSVYYIALSWAAVQAGSPSQAGVVMSVSALPRAILMLGGGVIADRLGPRRVVIGSDVVRCAAVLAVAALLFFASPGLWPLAALAFVFGTVDAVFMPAVGALPARVTTRDQLARVQGMRGLAIRFASVVGGPLGGLGVAMGGAAAAFGLAGLLIAVSVPLLVSVRVGEVPADAKTGDGPRSSAWSDLVSGLRYIRRHRVLAPLMLAIALGDLGFVGPLNVGLTLLADERGWGASGMGAVLAGFGVGAGLASLLLTVRGRLPHAGQVAAYAILAGSVAIGALAYVPSLVAAVGTALVVGLLAGLSGAMCGALLQTQADAAYLGRVTAVSGLVSLGFAPLSMPLSAAAIGAWGTGPVFVVSAAVCGLGGVVALAVRELRRAELPK; encoded by the coding sequence ATGACCGCCACGCTCATAGCCCCGACGGACGTCACCTCCCGCCCCGCCCACCGCGACGGCAACGTCCTGCGCTGGCTCGCCGCCTACACCTCCTCGATGGTCGGTGACAGCGTGTACTACATCGCCCTGTCCTGGGCCGCCGTACAGGCCGGAAGCCCTTCACAGGCCGGTGTCGTGATGTCGGTCAGCGCACTGCCGCGGGCGATCCTGATGCTCGGCGGCGGAGTCATCGCCGACCGGCTCGGACCCCGCCGGGTCGTCATCGGCAGCGATGTGGTGCGCTGCGCGGCCGTCCTCGCGGTGGCGGCGCTGCTGTTCTTCGCCAGCCCCGGGCTGTGGCCGCTGGCCGCGCTGGCGTTCGTCTTCGGCACCGTCGACGCCGTGTTCATGCCGGCCGTGGGTGCCCTCCCCGCGCGCGTGACGACACGGGACCAGCTCGCGCGGGTGCAGGGCATGCGGGGCCTCGCGATCAGGTTCGCCAGCGTGGTCGGCGGACCGCTCGGCGGCCTCGGGGTGGCGATGGGCGGAGCAGCTGCCGCCTTCGGGCTGGCGGGGCTGCTCATCGCGGTGTCGGTGCCGCTGCTGGTCTCCGTACGGGTGGGGGAGGTGCCCGCCGACGCCAAGACCGGCGACGGCCCTCGGAGCAGCGCCTGGAGCGACCTGGTCAGCGGCCTGCGCTACATCCGCCGGCACCGTGTCCTCGCCCCGCTGATGCTGGCCATCGCCCTCGGTGACCTCGGCTTCGTCGGCCCGCTCAACGTCGGTCTGACCCTGCTCGCCGACGAACGCGGCTGGGGCGCCTCCGGCATGGGCGCGGTGCTCGCCGGGTTCGGCGTCGGCGCCGGGCTGGCCTCGCTGCTGCTGACGGTGCGCGGACGCCTGCCGCACGCCGGGCAGGTCGCGGCGTACGCCATCCTCGCGGGCTCCGTCGCGATCGGCGCCCTCGCCTACGTACCGAGCCTGGTCGCCGCCGTCGGCACCGCCCTGGTCGTCGGGCTGCTCGCCGGGCTCAGCGGCGCGATGTGCGGCGCCCTGCTCCAGACCCAGGCCGACGCCGCCTACCTGGGGCGCGTCACCGCCGTCTCCGGACTGGTCAGCCTGGGCTTCGCGCCGCTGAGCATGCCGCTGTCCGCCGCGGCCATCGGGGCGTGGGGCACGGGGCCGGTGTTCGTCGTCAGCGCGGCGGTGTGCGGACTCGGCGGGGTCGTCGCCCTGGCCGTACGGGAGCTGCGGCGGGCCGAGCTCCCGAAGTAG
- a CDS encoding histidinol-phosphate transaminase has protein sequence MSFGIDDLPVRDELRGKSPYGAPQLDVPVRLNTNENPYQLPEPLVERITERVREAARDLNRYPDRDAVELRTQLAKYLTDTSGHEVGLANVWAANGSNEVIQQLLQTFGGPGRTAIGFEPSYSMHGLIARGTGTEWISGPRNEDFTIDVESAARAIASRKPDVVFITTPNNPTGNAVPPETVLALYEAAQAAKPSMVVVDEAYIEFSHGDSLLPLIEGRPQLVISRTMSKAFGAAGLRLGYLAAHPAVVDAVQLVRLPYHLSAVTQATALAALEHTDTLLKYVEQLKAERDRLVSELRAAGYDVVESDANFVQFGLFDDSHAAWQKILDRGVLVRDNGIPGWLRVSAGTPEENDAFLDAVRELKKELNA, from the coding sequence GTGAGCTTCGGAATCGACGATCTTCCCGTACGGGACGAGCTGCGCGGCAAGTCCCCTTACGGCGCGCCCCAGTTGGACGTGCCGGTGCGGCTGAACACCAACGAGAACCCGTATCAGCTGCCCGAGCCGCTGGTCGAGCGCATCACCGAGCGGGTCCGTGAGGCCGCCCGCGACCTCAACCGCTACCCGGACCGGGACGCGGTCGAGCTGCGCACCCAGCTCGCCAAGTACCTGACGGACACGTCCGGTCACGAGGTGGGCCTGGCCAACGTGTGGGCGGCGAACGGCTCCAACGAGGTCATCCAGCAGCTGTTGCAGACCTTCGGCGGCCCCGGCCGCACCGCGATCGGCTTCGAGCCGTCGTACTCGATGCACGGTCTCATCGCGCGCGGGACCGGCACGGAGTGGATCTCCGGCCCCCGCAACGAGGACTTCACCATCGACGTCGAGTCGGCCGCGCGGGCGATCGCCTCGCGGAAGCCGGACGTCGTCTTCATCACCACCCCCAACAACCCGACCGGCAACGCGGTCCCGCCCGAGACGGTCCTCGCGCTGTACGAGGCCGCGCAGGCGGCGAAGCCGTCGATGGTCGTGGTCGACGAGGCGTACATCGAGTTCAGCCACGGCGACTCGCTGCTGCCGCTCATCGAGGGCCGGCCCCAGCTGGTCATCTCCCGGACCATGTCGAAGGCCTTCGGCGCGGCGGGCCTGCGCCTCGGCTACCTCGCCGCGCACCCGGCGGTCGTGGACGCCGTACAGCTCGTACGGCTGCCCTACCACCTGTCGGCCGTCACCCAGGCGACCGCGCTGGCCGCCCTGGAGCACACCGACACGCTGCTGAAGTACGTCGAGCAGTTGAAGGCCGAGCGGGACCGGCTGGTCAGCGAGTTGCGGGCGGCCGGGTACGACGTCGTGGAGTCCGACGCGAACTTCGTGCAGTTCGGCCTCTTCGACGATTCCCACGCCGCCTGGCAGAAGATCCTCGACCGGGGTGTCCTGGTCCGGGACAACGGCATTCCGGGGTGGCTGCGGGTGTCCGCAGGAACCCCCGAGGAGAACGACGCGTTCCTCGACGCGGTCCGTGAGTTGAAGAAGGAGCTGAACGCATGA